The Megalops cyprinoides isolate fMegCyp1 chromosome 10, fMegCyp1.pri, whole genome shotgun sequence genome window below encodes:
- the gapdhs gene encoding glyceraldehyde-3-phosphate dehydrogenase 2, with translation MSDLCVGINGFGRIGRLVLRACLQKGMRVTAINDPFIDLQYMVYMFKYDSTHGRYHGEVRAEDGKLIVDDNVISVFQCMKPAEIPWGDAGAHYVVESTGVFLSIDKASAHIQGGAKRVVVSAPSPDAPMFVMGVNEDKYDPSSMTIVSNASCTTNCLAPLAKVIHDNFGIEEALMTTVHAYTATQKTVDGPSAKAWRDGRGAHQNIIPASTGAAKAVGKVIPELNGKLTGMAFRVPVADVSVVDLTCRLSRPASYGEIKEAVKKAAHGPMKGILGYTEDSVVSSDFIGDAHSSIFDAGAGISLNDNFVKLISWYDNEYGYSNRVADLLLYMHSKE, from the exons ATGTCAGACCTCTGTGTTGGAATCAATGG GTTTGGCCGTATCGGCAGGCTGGTTCTGAGGGCCTGTCTGCAGAAGGGCATGAGGGTGACGGCCATCAATGACCCCTTCATCGACCTGCAGTACATG gTTTACATGTTCAAGTATGACTCCACACACGGGCGTTACCATGGTGAAGTGCGTGCTGAAGATGGAAAACTGATTGTTGATGACAACGTgatctctgtgtttcagtg tATGAAGCCTGCAGAGATTCCGTGGGGTGATGCTGGTGCTCACTATGTGGTGGAGTCCACTGGAGTGTTCCTGAGCATTGACAAAGCCTCA GCTCACATCCAGGGCGGCGCCAAGCGTGTGGTGGTGtctgccccctcccccgacGCCCCCATGTTTGTGATGGGAGTCAATGAGGATAAATATGATCCCTCCAGCATGACCATCGTGAG CAATGCATCTTGTACCACCAACTGCCTGGCTCCCCTGGCTAAGGTTATCCATGACAACTTCGGCATTGAGGAGGCTCTCATG accACGGTCCATGCCTACACCGCCACCCAGAAGACGGTGGATGGGCCGTCTGCCAAGGCGTGGCGCGATGGCCGCGGTGCCCACCAGAACATCATCCCAGCATCCACCGGGGCGGCCAAGGCTGTGGGCAAGGTCATCCCCGAGCTGAACGG caaGCTGACAGGCATGGCCTTCCGAGTGCCCGTCGCTGACGTGTCAGTGGTGGACCTCACCTGCCGCCTCTCCCGCCCTGCCAGCTACGGAGAGATCAAGGAGGCTGTAAAGAAGGCTGCCCATGGGCCCATGaaaggcattctgggatacACGGAAGACTCT gTTGTCTCCTCCGACTTCATTGGCGACGCCCACTCCTCCATCTTCGATGCTGGTGCAGGCATCTCCCTCAATGACAACTTCGTCAAACTCATTTCCTG GTATGACAACGAGTATGGCTACAGCAACCGTGTGGCTGACCTGCTCCTGTACATGCATTCCAAGGAGTAA
- the tmem147 gene encoding transmembrane protein 147 → MTLFHFGNCFALAYFPYFITYKCSGLSEYNAFWRCVQAGATYLFVQLCKMLFLATFFPTWEGGAGVYDFVGEFMKATVDLADLLGLHLVMSRNAGKGEYKIMVAAMGWATAELVMSRCIPLWVGARGIEFDWKYIQMSFDSNISLVHYIAMAAVVWMFTRYDLPKAFRLPVTLLLGLCVYKAFLMELFVHVFMLGSWTSLLVKAVLTGAISLCSLLLFITLVHSN, encoded by the exons atgacactttttcaTTTCGGAAACTGTTTTGCGCTGGCATATTTCCCCTACTTCATCACCTACAAATGCAGCGGGCT ATCAGAGTACAATGCTTTTTGGAGATGTGTACAGGCTGGGGCTACATACCTATTTGTACAGCTCTGCAAG ATGCTGTTCCTGGCCACTTTTTTCCCCACGTGGGAGGGCGGGGCTGGTGTGTATGACTTTGTTGGG GAGTTCATGAAGGCCACAGTGGACCTGGCAGATCTGCTGGGCCTCCATCTGGTCATGTCCAGGAATGCTGGGAAGGGGGAGTACAAGATCATGGTAGCAGCCATGGGCTGGGCCACAGCAGAGCTGGTCATGTCCAG GTGTATTCCTCTTTGGGTTGGTGCACGAGGGATCGAGTTTGACTGGAAGTACATTCAAATGAGCTTTGACTCCAACATCAGCCTG GTGCATTACATCGCCATGGCAGCTGTGGTTTGGATGTTCACTCGCTACGACCTCCCGAAGGCTTTCCGCCTGCCTGTCACCCTGCTCCTGGGCCTATGTGTCTACAAAGCCTTTCTGATGGA GTTGTTTGTCCATGTCTTTATGCTGGGCAGCTGGACGTCTCTCTTGGTGAAGGCCGTACTGACAGgagccatctctctctgctccctcctcctcttcatcacaCTCGTACACAGCAACTGA